From a region of the Corallococcus coralloides DSM 2259 genome:
- the panB gene encoding 3-methyl-2-oxobutanoate hydroxymethyltransferase, with the protein MKDKVTIHTLKRLKQSGQKICMVTAYDATFARILDEGGADVLLVGDSLGMVIQGQESTLPVTMDQMVYHSAAVARGAKRAHVVGDLPFMSYQVSPQEAVRNAGRLVSEGNVGSVKLEGGAEFADTVRAIVRASIPVMGHLGLTPQSVHKMGGYVVQGRDEDAARRMLEDALALEAAGAYALVLEGVPLELARTITQSLKIPTIGIGAGKHCDGQVLVCYDLLGMNPDFKPKFVKRFANLHGNITEAANTYFSEVRAGTFPDEEHSFKATKGIRLVTPTPVAPDAEGAGEPAEKVGGIYGAPV; encoded by the coding sequence GTGAAGGACAAGGTCACCATCCACACGCTGAAGCGCCTGAAGCAGTCCGGTCAGAAGATCTGCATGGTCACCGCCTACGACGCGACGTTCGCGCGCATCCTCGACGAGGGCGGCGCGGACGTGCTCCTGGTCGGTGACTCGCTGGGCATGGTCATCCAGGGCCAGGAGTCCACGCTGCCCGTCACCATGGACCAGATGGTCTACCACTCGGCGGCGGTGGCCCGCGGCGCGAAGCGGGCGCACGTGGTGGGCGACCTGCCGTTCATGAGCTACCAGGTGTCGCCGCAGGAGGCGGTGCGCAACGCCGGGCGGCTCGTGTCCGAAGGCAACGTGGGCAGCGTGAAGCTGGAGGGCGGCGCCGAGTTCGCCGACACCGTGCGCGCCATCGTCCGCGCCAGCATCCCCGTCATGGGCCACCTGGGCCTCACGCCGCAGTCGGTGCACAAGATGGGCGGCTACGTGGTGCAGGGCCGCGACGAGGACGCCGCGCGCCGCATGCTGGAGGACGCGCTCGCGCTGGAGGCCGCTGGCGCCTACGCGCTGGTGCTGGAGGGCGTGCCGCTGGAGCTGGCGCGCACCATCACCCAGAGCCTCAAGATTCCGACCATCGGCATCGGCGCGGGCAAGCACTGTGATGGCCAGGTGCTGGTCTGCTACGACCTGCTGGGCATGAACCCGGACTTCAAGCCGAAGTTCGTGAAGCGCTTCGCCAACCTGCACGGGAACATCACCGAGGCCGCGAACACGTACTTCTCCGAAGTGCGCGCGGGCACCTTCCCGGATGAAGAGCACAGCTTCAAGGCCACCAAGGGCATCCGGCTGGTGACGCCCACGCCGGTGGCGCCCGACGCGGAAGGCGCTGGCGAGCCCGCGGAGAAGGTCGGCGGCATCTACGGGGCCCCGGTCTAG
- a CDS encoding response regulator, giving the protein MAKQHLLLVDGDAKSLRVMEVSLKKAGFSVTTAIHGKDALEKVQISPPDLVLADTKMPEMDGFELCKTLKSDERFKFIPFVFLTNQKSVEFKVRGLELGGDDYLTKPIYIKEIVTRVKMILQKAEKERIEKRETTKGGFAGSLADMGVVDLVQTFEIGRKTGVISIQGERTGVVYFKEGRVIDAELGRLKGENAFYRLLNTFEGQFDVQFTTLDRTERIEVSTQGLLMEGMRRLDEWGRMLEQLPPLETVFEIDYHQLADRLSEIPDEVNGLLRLFDGKRALSRVVEDSDFEDLAALGIISKLYFEGLIRELGNAPLEPVQSSKPGIEQWLNAAPPIPVDVAPAQEPAPQDAPAPVEAPPVEAAPVAEVPVAEPEAAPAHPEPVEEVTPVAEMAPAPVSPQPAQVIIFPPRVRPGEGAPPAFGQEGAEPAVPPLSQEGSAFLVEPPPAHRAVDHARRSLLLDWSRVDTEGLSASSTWGPGSPWSSASRAPAAPSPFAAQPAQTPVEPQPSRPPIFGGAAIAPSPLAPVPPPTPAPPSSEVTLVSGTEPFHEEVPVEESAPPQLALPPYPGHGIVPPQVAPVALNVEFPASTPFDAQPAAMEPVETAAQDVPASEAYFTEPETTTPVQPSGASAPVPETNTSAPVAHPPAPSNSTAAPASPASTSSTKPTASKPSHDEDDAALIAAMKPKRTGLYIAGGLVLVAAVAAVVLSKGSGSAETPKPDAPKVTQPTQPVDAPKPPETTPPPAVTPPPTKTVDAQTDAGTPPAKTAATPEDAGMPVKTATPEPAAVPDAGAVAVTPPPTTPTEAAQPKATYADYIKDGRTALARKSFKSALTAYRKALALDNDSIEAKTGLGISLANNSSTSEAGYREAARLLQDVVKAEPKNAKAWFWLGSSLQFSGDQTRAADAYKRYLFLEPTGSSADEVRALLNGMK; this is encoded by the coding sequence GTGGCCAAGCAGCACCTGCTCCTCGTCGATGGTGACGCGAAGAGTCTGCGCGTGATGGAGGTCAGCCTGAAGAAGGCTGGCTTCTCCGTCACGACTGCGATCCACGGCAAGGATGCGCTGGAGAAGGTCCAGATCAGCCCGCCGGACCTCGTGCTCGCGGACACCAAGATGCCGGAGATGGACGGCTTCGAGCTCTGCAAGACGCTCAAGTCCGACGAGCGCTTCAAGTTCATCCCCTTCGTCTTCCTGACGAACCAGAAGTCGGTCGAGTTCAAGGTGCGCGGCCTGGAGCTCGGGGGCGACGACTACCTGACGAAGCCCATCTACATCAAAGAGATCGTCACCCGCGTGAAGATGATCCTTCAGAAGGCCGAGAAGGAACGCATCGAGAAGCGCGAGACGACCAAGGGCGGCTTCGCGGGAAGCCTCGCCGACATGGGCGTCGTGGACCTGGTCCAGACCTTTGAAATCGGCCGCAAGACGGGCGTCATCTCCATCCAGGGCGAGCGCACCGGCGTCGTCTACTTCAAGGAAGGCCGCGTCATCGACGCGGAGCTGGGCCGGCTCAAGGGCGAGAACGCCTTCTACCGCCTGCTCAACACGTTCGAAGGTCAGTTCGACGTGCAGTTCACCACGTTGGACCGCACCGAGCGCATCGAGGTCTCCACGCAGGGCCTCCTCATGGAGGGCATGCGCCGGCTGGACGAGTGGGGCCGGATGCTCGAGCAGCTCCCGCCGCTGGAGACGGTCTTCGAGATCGACTACCACCAGCTGGCGGACCGCCTGTCGGAGATCCCCGACGAGGTGAACGGCCTCTTGCGCCTGTTCGACGGCAAGCGCGCGCTGTCGCGCGTGGTGGAGGACTCGGACTTCGAGGACCTGGCCGCGCTGGGCATCATCAGCAAGCTGTACTTCGAAGGGCTGATCCGCGAGCTGGGCAACGCGCCGCTGGAGCCCGTGCAGAGCAGCAAGCCGGGCATCGAGCAGTGGCTGAACGCCGCGCCGCCCATCCCCGTGGACGTCGCGCCCGCGCAGGAGCCCGCGCCCCAGGACGCGCCGGCCCCCGTGGAAGCGCCTCCGGTGGAAGCGGCGCCCGTGGCGGAGGTCCCGGTCGCCGAGCCCGAAGCCGCGCCCGCGCACCCCGAGCCCGTGGAGGAGGTCACGCCCGTGGCGGAGATGGCGCCCGCGCCGGTCTCCCCGCAGCCGGCGCAGGTGATCATCTTCCCGCCGCGCGTTCGTCCCGGCGAAGGCGCTCCGCCCGCGTTCGGCCAGGAGGGCGCGGAGCCCGCGGTTCCGCCGCTGTCGCAGGAGGGCTCGGCGTTCCTCGTGGAGCCGCCTCCGGCGCACCGCGCGGTGGATCATGCGCGGCGCAGCTTGCTGCTCGACTGGAGCCGGGTGGACACGGAGGGCCTGAGCGCGTCCAGCACCTGGGGCCCCGGTTCGCCCTGGTCGTCCGCGTCCCGAGCACCGGCCGCGCCCAGTCCGTTCGCCGCCCAGCCCGCGCAGACGCCGGTGGAGCCGCAGCCCTCGCGCCCGCCCATCTTCGGTGGCGCGGCCATCGCGCCCAGCCCGCTGGCCCCGGTGCCGCCGCCCACGCCGGCCCCGCCGTCGTCCGAGGTGACGCTGGTCAGCGGCACGGAGCCCTTCCACGAAGAGGTGCCGGTGGAGGAGTCCGCGCCGCCGCAGCTCGCGCTGCCGCCGTATCCGGGCCACGGCATCGTGCCGCCACAGGTCGCCCCCGTGGCGCTCAACGTCGAGTTCCCCGCGTCGACGCCCTTCGACGCGCAGCCGGCCGCCATGGAGCCGGTGGAGACCGCCGCGCAGGACGTGCCCGCCTCCGAGGCGTACTTCACGGAGCCCGAGACCACCACGCCCGTGCAGCCGTCCGGAGCGAGCGCCCCGGTTCCCGAGACGAACACCTCGGCCCCTGTCGCGCATCCCCCGGCCCCCAGCAACTCCACGGCGGCCCCGGCCAGCCCCGCGTCCACGAGCAGCACGAAGCCCACCGCCTCCAAGCCCTCGCACGACGAGGACGACGCGGCGTTGATCGCCGCGATGAAGCCCAAGCGCACGGGCCTCTACATCGCGGGCGGCCTGGTCCTGGTCGCGGCCGTGGCCGCGGTAGTGCTCTCCAAGGGCTCGGGCAGCGCCGAAACGCCCAAGCCCGACGCGCCCAAGGTGACGCAGCCCACGCAGCCCGTGGATGCGCCCAAGCCGCCGGAGACGACGCCTCCGCCGGCCGTCACGCCGCCGCCCACGAAGACCGTGGACGCGCAGACCGACGCGGGCACGCCCCCGGCGAAGACCGCCGCCACCCCGGAGGACGCGGGCATGCCGGTGAAGACGGCCACGCCCGAGCCCGCCGCCGTTCCCGACGCGGGCGCCGTCGCGGTCACCCCGCCGCCCACGACGCCCACGGAGGCCGCGCAGCCCAAGGCCACCTACGCGGACTACATCAAGGACGGCCGCACGGCGCTGGCCCGCAAGAGCTTCAAGTCGGCGCTCACCGCCTACCGCAAGGCGCTCGCGCTCGACAACGACTCCATCGAGGCGAAGACGGGCCTGGGCATCTCGCTGGCCAACAACAGCAGCACCAGCGAGGCCGGCTACCGCGAAGCGGCCAGGCTGCTCCAGGACGTCGTCAAGGCGGAGCCCAAGAACGCGAAGGCCTGGTTCTGGCTGGGCAGCTCGCTCCAGTTCTCCGGCGATCAAACCCGAGCAGCCGATGCCTACAAGCGGTATCTGTTCCTCGAACCGACGGGAAGCTCGGCGGACGAGGTGCGTGCCCTGCTCAATGGGATGAAATGA
- the rsmA gene encoding 16S rRNA (adenine(1518)-N(6)/adenine(1519)-N(6))-dimethyltransferase RsmA yields the protein MDSPRDILKRHGLRAKHSWGQNFLGDPDALQEIADALAPREGEPVVELGPGLGHLTRFLAATGARVTAVERDRDMVAVLEKEAIPGVRVVPGNAATVDFAQVAGADEIALVGNLPYHLTSPILFQVLAQRAHISRAVFTLQKEVVVRLAAEPGNRDYGLLTVLLGLHFDVENVLTLEAWRFHPPPKVDSAVLRLTRLKTPRAPLVDEARFTRLVKAGFAQRRKTLINSLKSDKGLAPPEVMLAALQTAGIDPGRRAETLAPEEFAAIERALGPVTAMAPPPPDAPEGQDAEE from the coding sequence GTGGATTCTCCGCGCGACATCCTCAAGCGCCACGGCCTGCGGGCCAAGCACAGCTGGGGACAGAACTTCCTCGGGGACCCGGACGCGCTCCAGGAGATCGCGGACGCGCTCGCGCCTCGCGAGGGCGAACCCGTGGTGGAGCTGGGCCCGGGCCTGGGCCACCTCACGCGCTTCCTCGCCGCCACCGGCGCGCGCGTCACCGCCGTGGAGCGCGACCGCGACATGGTGGCCGTGCTGGAGAAGGAGGCCATCCCCGGCGTGCGCGTGGTGCCCGGCAACGCCGCCACGGTGGACTTCGCCCAGGTGGCCGGCGCGGACGAAATCGCGCTCGTGGGCAACCTGCCGTACCACCTCACCAGCCCCATCCTCTTCCAGGTGCTCGCGCAGCGCGCCCACATCTCGCGCGCCGTCTTCACGCTCCAGAAGGAGGTCGTCGTGCGGCTGGCCGCGGAGCCCGGCAACCGCGACTACGGCCTGCTCACGGTGCTGCTCGGCCTGCACTTCGACGTGGAGAACGTGCTCACGCTGGAGGCGTGGCGCTTCCATCCGCCCCCGAAGGTGGACTCCGCCGTGCTGCGCCTCACGCGGCTCAAGACGCCCCGCGCGCCGCTGGTGGACGAGGCCCGCTTCACGCGGCTGGTGAAGGCCGGCTTCGCGCAGCGCCGCAAGACGCTGATCAACTCGCTCAAGTCCGACAAGGGCCTGGCGCCGCCAGAGGTGATGCTCGCCGCGCTCCAGACGGCGGGCATCGACCCGGGCCGCCGCGCGGAGACGCTCGCCCCGGAGGAGTTCGCCGCCATCGAGCGCGCCCTGGGCCCCGTCACCGCCATGGCGCCGCCGCCTCCGGACGCGCCAGAAGGACAGGACGCAGAGGAGTAG
- the tsaD gene encoding tRNA (adenosine(37)-N6)-threonylcarbamoyltransferase complex transferase subunit TsaD — MLVLGLETSCDETAAAVVEDGRRALSDVVSTQVDIHRRWGGVVPELASRNHIVQVMPVVHEALTRADKTLDDIDLIAVTSGPGLIGALLVGLQVAKGLSLATGKPFVGANHLEGHLLAIRLLEDAPAPPFLGLVVSGGHTSLYEVRDFGNYRLVGRTRDDAAGEAYDKTARILGLPYPGGQPIDELAQKGDPEAIRFPRALPGDNLDVSFSGLKTSVLHHVQKHGVPEGQALHDLCASFQEAVADVLSKKLVAAAKKLGHHQLVLCGGVAANSRLRALCKQRAEERGLRMFLPPVRLCTDNGAMIAVAGYEAWRRGLRGDFRLAADPAWRME; from the coding sequence GTGCTCGTCCTGGGACTTGAAACCTCGTGCGATGAAACCGCCGCCGCCGTCGTGGAGGACGGGCGGCGCGCCCTGTCGGACGTCGTCTCCACGCAGGTGGACATCCACCGCCGCTGGGGCGGCGTCGTTCCGGAGCTGGCCAGCCGCAACCACATCGTCCAGGTGATGCCCGTCGTCCACGAGGCCCTCACCCGCGCGGACAAGACGCTGGACGACATCGACCTCATCGCCGTCACGTCCGGCCCCGGCCTCATCGGCGCGCTGCTCGTGGGACTCCAGGTGGCCAAGGGGCTGAGCCTCGCCACCGGCAAGCCCTTCGTGGGCGCCAACCACCTGGAAGGGCACCTGCTGGCCATCCGCCTGCTGGAGGACGCGCCCGCGCCGCCGTTCCTGGGGCTCGTCGTCTCCGGCGGCCACACCAGCCTCTACGAGGTCCGCGACTTCGGGAACTACCGCCTCGTCGGCCGCACGCGCGACGACGCCGCGGGCGAGGCCTACGACAAGACGGCGCGCATCCTCGGCCTGCCGTACCCGGGCGGGCAGCCCATCGACGAGCTGGCGCAGAAGGGCGACCCGGAGGCCATCCGCTTCCCTCGCGCCCTGCCGGGCGACAACCTGGACGTGTCCTTCTCCGGCCTGAAGACGTCCGTGCTCCACCACGTCCAGAAGCACGGCGTGCCGGAGGGCCAGGCCCTCCACGACCTGTGCGCGTCGTTCCAGGAGGCGGTGGCGGACGTGCTGTCGAAGAAGCTCGTCGCCGCGGCGAAGAAGCTGGGCCACCACCAGCTGGTGCTGTGCGGCGGCGTGGCGGCGAACTCGCGGCTCAGGGCGCTGTGCAAGCAGCGCGCGGAGGAGCGGGGCCTGCGCATGTTCCTGCCGCCGGTGCGGCTGTGCACGGACAATGGCGCGATGATCGCCGTCGCGGGGTATGAAGCGTGGCGCCGCGGCTTGCGCGGTGATTTCCGCCTCGCGGCCGACCCCGCCTGGCGCATGGAGTAG
- a CDS encoding deoxynucleoside kinase: MDHRYIVVEGPIGVGKTSLTNLLTERLGSRRILEVVEENPFLSSFYADRQKFAFQTQVFFLLSRFRQQQELFQQDLFRSVTVSDYLFAKDRIFANLTLASDELALYDRVFEALGPRVPQPDLVIYLQAQLDVLLHRIKKRGREFERKFDAGYLESLTHAYNDFFAHYQDTPLLVVNTSDIDFVHNEDDREDLLKTIANAKSGVQHYTPRSRRG; the protein is encoded by the coding sequence ATGGACCACCGCTACATCGTCGTCGAAGGCCCCATCGGCGTGGGCAAGACGAGCCTCACCAACCTCCTCACGGAGCGACTGGGCAGCCGCCGCATTCTGGAGGTGGTGGAGGAGAATCCCTTCCTCTCCAGCTTCTACGCGGACCGGCAGAAGTTCGCGTTCCAGACGCAGGTGTTCTTCCTGCTCTCGCGCTTCCGCCAGCAGCAGGAGCTCTTCCAGCAGGACCTGTTCCGCTCCGTCACCGTGAGCGACTACCTGTTCGCGAAGGACCGCATCTTCGCCAACCTCACGCTGGCCTCGGACGAGCTGGCCCTCTACGACCGCGTCTTCGAGGCGCTGGGGCCCCGCGTCCCGCAGCCCGACCTGGTCATCTACCTCCAGGCCCAGCTGGACGTGCTGCTGCACCGCATCAAGAAGCGCGGCCGTGAGTTCGAGCGCAAGTTCGACGCGGGCTACCTGGAGTCGCTCACGCACGCGTACAACGACTTCTTCGCGCACTACCAGGACACGCCGCTCCTGGTGGTGAACACGTCGGACATCGACTTCGTGCACAACGAGGACGACCGCGAGGACCTGCTGAAGACCATCGCGAACGCGAAGTCCGGTGTGCAGCACTACACCCCCCGGTCCCGCCGGGGCTGA
- the smpB gene encoding SsrA-binding protein SmpB, protein MAAGKSKGVGAEPGVKLIAENRRARFDYTVDEKIEAGLELTGSEVKSLREGTANLSDAYALQKGTELFLLNAHIGSYKAASVFDHLPTRGRKLLMHRAEIDRWTAKVRERGYSIIPLVLYFRKGRAKVELGLCRGKTHEDRRHDIKERETKREMDREVRRR, encoded by the coding sequence ATGGCCGCTGGAAAGTCGAAGGGTGTGGGTGCGGAGCCGGGGGTGAAGCTCATTGCCGAGAACCGGCGTGCGCGCTTCGACTACACGGTGGATGAGAAGATAGAGGCCGGGCTGGAGCTCACGGGGAGCGAGGTGAAGTCGTTGCGTGAAGGAACGGCCAACCTGTCGGACGCCTACGCGCTCCAGAAGGGCACGGAGCTGTTCCTGCTCAACGCCCACATCGGCTCCTACAAGGCGGCCAGCGTCTTCGACCACCTTCCCACCCGGGGCCGGAAGCTGCTGATGCACCGGGCGGAGATAGACCGGTGGACGGCGAAGGTGCGCGAGCGCGGTTACTCCATCATCCCGCTCGTGCTGTACTTCAGGAAGGGACGGGCCAAGGTGGAGCTGGGCCTGTGCCGCGGCAAGACGCACGAAGATCGCCGCCACGACATCAAGGAACGGGAGACGAAGCGGGAGATGGACCGGGAAGTGCGCCGTCGTTGA
- a CDS encoding ClpXP protease specificity-enhancing factor SspB, which yields MDKKVSDKKERLLAALDQGMVMIHLDARRPGVLVPASLRGEAHLRLNLSYRFEPPDLTVGEWGVRTTLSFSGSRFTVAVPWSALFAIASHVTKEFWMYPEEMPPELLQQPPVASTSVARPPQPAPVPVAAERPRAFLREVQAEHSDEPESRPEVAPPPPPEGGPPDEPQPPRRGHLRLVK from the coding sequence ATGGACAAGAAGGTTTCCGACAAGAAGGAGCGGCTGCTGGCCGCGCTCGACCAGGGCATGGTGATGATCCACCTGGACGCGCGTCGCCCCGGTGTGCTCGTCCCCGCCAGCCTGCGAGGCGAAGCGCACCTGCGCCTCAACCTCTCCTACCGTTTCGAGCCCCCCGACCTCACGGTGGGCGAGTGGGGCGTGCGCACCACGCTGAGCTTCTCCGGTTCGCGCTTCACGGTGGCGGTGCCCTGGTCTGCGCTGTTCGCCATCGCCAGTCACGTGACGAAGGAGTTCTGGATGTACCCGGAGGAGATGCCGCCGGAGCTGCTCCAGCAGCCCCCGGTGGCGTCGACCTCCGTCGCGCGCCCGCCGCAGCCGGCGCCGGTGCCCGTGGCCGCGGAGAGGCCCCGCGCCTTCCTGCGCGAGGTGCAGGCCGAGCACTCCGACGAGCCGGAGTCACGTCCGGAGGTGGCGCCTCCGCCGCCGCCCGAGGGGGGCCCCCCGGACGAGCCGCAGCCGCCGCGCCGTGGCCACCTGCGGCTGGTGAAGTAG
- a CDS encoding protein kinase domain-containing protein → MTSRYRLLQPLATGGMAELFLGVAKGAEGFERTVAIKRVLPHLAREPDISRMFVSEARLAMLLQHQNIVTVHDVGESAEGLFLVMELVDGWDLGALIRAVTRQGLRIPPHLAVFIASQAQAGLQHAYRRQHDGHPVVTAHRDVSPSNLLVSREGEVKVTDFGIARLAGLSRTEPGAFKGKVPYAAPEVLRGEPATALSDQFSLGTILAELLAGQHPFGSAAAEPMAVAYSILNRAPASLPDVPASLATLVLRMLSRDPAARFPEPEDVSEALARWLAQTGEPASSHALATFLRGVRLPMSVGEMARTALAEAPASTSASFVMSVAPHEGMDTGRIPSASGARPGTLAYGGGAAASPAWKAPLASVPVAAEEEEPWSPPAGGVSLSASGAVVHTCALCGTALESPDSPCESCTRGPSAGAPAMSTALPTQAPANGPAGASTSRPKANAASTSRARTQAPSPAPVDAPALATQSISDVDDAARTNRPSIRQAAQGDLELEERAPRVESSPSEFEPMTPSRPRRRWGPAVALLGIAAVLAAGALFVWPQYEAQVLRALGLPSAVLSIRSEPSGATVLVDGVEVGVTPLVMDNVYPARSVPVQLKLKGYRVWTGSFMGGKKSDVAAELKR, encoded by the coding sequence GCGGAGCTGTTCCTGGGAGTGGCGAAGGGCGCGGAGGGCTTCGAGCGCACCGTGGCCATCAAGCGCGTGCTGCCGCACCTGGCGCGCGAGCCGGACATCTCCCGGATGTTCGTCTCCGAGGCGCGGCTGGCCATGCTGCTGCAGCACCAGAACATCGTCACCGTGCACGACGTGGGGGAGAGCGCGGAAGGGCTCTTCCTGGTGATGGAGCTGGTGGACGGCTGGGACCTGGGCGCGCTGATCCGCGCGGTGACGCGCCAGGGGCTGCGGATTCCTCCGCACCTGGCGGTGTTCATCGCGAGCCAGGCGCAGGCGGGATTGCAGCACGCGTACCGCCGCCAGCATGACGGCCATCCGGTGGTGACGGCGCACCGGGACGTGTCCCCGTCCAACCTGCTGGTGTCGCGCGAAGGCGAGGTGAAGGTCACGGACTTCGGCATCGCGCGGCTGGCGGGCCTGTCGCGCACGGAGCCCGGGGCCTTCAAGGGCAAGGTGCCGTACGCGGCGCCGGAGGTCCTCCGGGGCGAGCCGGCCACGGCGCTGAGCGACCAGTTCTCGCTGGGCACCATCCTCGCGGAGCTGCTCGCGGGGCAGCACCCGTTCGGGTCGGCGGCGGCGGAGCCGATGGCGGTGGCGTACTCCATCCTCAACCGCGCGCCCGCGTCGCTGCCGGACGTGCCGGCGTCGCTGGCCACGCTGGTGCTGCGCATGCTGTCGCGCGACCCGGCGGCCCGCTTCCCGGAGCCGGAGGACGTGTCGGAGGCGTTGGCGCGGTGGCTCGCGCAGACGGGGGAGCCCGCGTCGTCGCATGCGCTGGCGACCTTCCTGCGCGGCGTCCGGCTGCCCATGTCCGTGGGAGAGATGGCGCGGACCGCGCTCGCGGAGGCCCCTGCTTCGACATCGGCGTCGTTCGTGATGTCCGTCGCGCCGCACGAGGGCATGGACACCGGGCGCATCCCGTCCGCGTCTGGCGCCCGACCGGGCACGCTGGCCTATGGCGGTGGCGCCGCGGCTTCGCCAGCGTGGAAGGCGCCTTTGGCGTCCGTTCCCGTGGCGGCGGAGGAAGAGGAGCCGTGGAGCCCTCCGGCCGGAGGTGTCTCGCTGTCCGCGTCCGGCGCCGTGGTCCACACCTGTGCCCTGTGCGGCACGGCGCTGGAGTCCCCTGACTCGCCCTGTGAGTCCTGCACGCGTGGGCCTTCCGCAGGCGCTCCCGCGATGTCGACTGCCTTGCCCACTCAGGCTCCGGCGAATGGGCCCGCTGGGGCATCCACTTCTCGACCGAAGGCGAATGCGGCCTCTACCTCCCGAGCCCGGACGCAGGCGCCCTCCCCCGCCCCGGTGGATGCACCCGCGCTGGCCACCCAATCCATCTCGGACGTGGACGATGCGGCGCGAACGAACCGGCCCAGCATCCGTCAGGCGGCGCAGGGTGACCTGGAGCTGGAGGAGCGTGCGCCCCGGGTGGAGAGCTCGCCTTCGGAGTTCGAGCCCATGACGCCTTCCCGCCCCCGCAGGCGCTGGGGACCGGCGGTGGCGCTGCTCGGCATCGCGGCGGTGCTCGCGGCGGGCGCGCTGTTCGTGTGGCCCCAGTACGAGGCGCAGGTGCTGCGCGCGCTCGGACTGCCTTCGGCGGTCCTGTCCATCCGCAGCGAGCCCTCCGGCGCCACCGTCCTGGTGGACGGCGTGGAGGTGGGCGTGACGCCGCTGGTGATGGACAACGTCTACCCCGCGCGCTCCGTCCCCGTGCAGCTCAAGCTCAAGGGCTACCGCGTCTGGACGGGGTCGTTCATGGGCGGCAAGAAGTCGGACGTGGCGGCGGAGCTCAAGCGCTGA
- the panC gene encoding pantoate--beta-alanine ligase translates to MAPHVLRTVAEVKAWVASLQKEGKTLALVPTMGFLHEGHVSLMREGGRRADVVAASIFVNPTQFGPREDLARYPRDFEGDLAKCASAGVTAVFAPEPAAMYPPGYQTYVEVTEVSQGLCGERRPGHFRGVATIVTQLLALFRPAVALFGEKDYQQLQVIKTLNRDLHLGADIVGMPTIREADGLAMSSRNAYLSAEERQRALALSKGIRAAQALLASGTRDTRALVEAARRELQAAGLREDYVEVRDAGTLSPLDTVAPGQTARMLVAAFSGTTRLIDNMPLAG, encoded by the coding sequence ATGGCCCCCCACGTCCTGCGCACCGTTGCGGAAGTGAAGGCCTGGGTCGCGTCCCTCCAGAAGGAGGGCAAGACGCTGGCGCTCGTTCCCACCATGGGCTTCCTCCATGAGGGCCACGTCTCGCTCATGAGGGAGGGCGGCCGGCGCGCGGACGTGGTGGCTGCCTCCATCTTCGTGAACCCCACGCAGTTCGGTCCCCGCGAGGACCTGGCGCGCTACCCGCGCGACTTCGAAGGGGACCTGGCGAAGTGCGCGAGCGCGGGCGTCACGGCCGTGTTCGCGCCCGAGCCCGCGGCGATGTACCCCCCGGGCTACCAGACCTACGTGGAGGTGACGGAGGTCAGCCAGGGGCTGTGCGGTGAGCGGCGTCCCGGCCACTTCCGGGGCGTCGCCACCATCGTCACGCAGCTGTTGGCGCTGTTCCGGCCCGCCGTGGCGCTCTTCGGGGAGAAGGACTACCAGCAGCTCCAGGTCATCAAGACGCTCAACCGCGACCTGCACCTGGGCGCGGACATCGTCGGCATGCCCACCATCCGTGAGGCGGACGGGCTGGCCATGAGCAGCCGGAACGCCTATCTGTCCGCGGAAGAACGCCAGCGGGCGCTGGCCCTGTCGAAGGGCATCCGGGCAGCCCAGGCCCTGCTCGCCTCCGGCACCCGGGACACTCGGGCGCTGGTGGAGGCCGCCCGCCGTGAATTGCAGGCGGCGGGGCTGCGCGAGGACTACGTCGAGGTTCGGGACGCCGGGACCCTTTCACCCCTGGACACGGTGGCGCCCGGACAGACGGCGCGCATGCTGGTGGCGGCCTTCTCGGGCACCACGCGGCTCATCGACAACATGCCGCTGGCCGGTTAG